A region from the Xiphias gladius isolate SHS-SW01 ecotype Sanya breed wild chromosome 20, ASM1685928v1, whole genome shotgun sequence genome encodes:
- the c20h2orf42 gene encoding LOW QUALITY PROTEIN: uncharacterized protein C2orf42 homolog (The sequence of the model RefSeq protein was modified relative to this genomic sequence to represent the inferred CDS: inserted 1 base in 1 codon), with translation METEVTVSSSLSVVSSSAPQTSTAQANLAAKQRDGRKTTSTTPAFLSNLGRATLRGIRKCPQCGVYNGTRGLSCKNKACGVSLRNASAGGRNGKKCAVEVVKVIIDSEERGGKEREGGEVLSGGSGGGVQVFSVCHRGRGATATQLGFVELVPTDTAIATGDGATLLTRINLGRCFLPSCRQGQRSHQGEAESASAGSKQSSDSLCIHIKQAIECRSCAAPLTLKSSVLEGLQASIQAREELWRLATESPGPLVQRVSKDTLVVKCHTDSQHPLGLLHLTVGAGALPEVSKSERRGRDMQQHSVFHCACEVSGRRNKAGAGGAGGAAGIHPPPSSAATQPCLHFYACVCAFASDEKLASEFAAFINYNPSGVQQSATSRMTGPSEKPLQQVEPVNSHHRAKKLRLDESLSAPSVASASGVGKEGVSASGLRKAGQRKTPGAGGLKAPGSTQAVDERTVTLGFHRWLASVTERIHQTMHYQFDGKPQPLVYHIPQEFFNALQHRLSLGSKKRRLPNFTTAFVRNDGLPLGSFSKYTWHITNLMQVKRIFDTPELPLELSQSFVKNVDGSYSRFRCPEXSPSSTEGELQDRSAKSMPMELRTFLKVGAGAADQREAGPFVIEWIPDVLPRCQMGELRISFEFGHQQSGQPDFCEKTSAVEKGGRNRSDSTQSKHTKAVEILQVVV, from the exons ATGGAGACTGAGGTAACAGTGTCCTCCTCCTTGAGCGTGGTCTCATCCTCCGCTCCGCAGACCTCGACCGCGCAGGCTAACCTGGCAGCAAAACAGCGAGACGGCAGAAAGACCACATCCACGACTCCCGCCTTTCTCTCCAACCTGGGGAGGGCCACCCTGCGGGGCATTCGCAAGTGTCCTCAGTGTGGCGTCTACAACGGCACCCGCGGGCTCAGCTGCAAGAACAAGGCCTGTGGGGTGTCCCTCCGGAACGCCTCAGCAGGAGGTAGAAACGGCAAGAAGTGCGCCGTGGAGGTGGTGAAGGTGATAATAGACAGTGAGGAGAGGGGCGGGAAAGAGCGCGAGGGAGGAGAAGTCCTGAGCGGCGGCTCGGGTGGAGGAGTCCAGGTGTTCTCAGTGTGTCACCGAGGAAGAGGAGCCACGGCTACACAGCTTGGCTTTGTCGAGCTTGTTCCCACTGACACTGCTATAGCGACTGGCGACGGCGCCACCCTGCTCACCCGGATCAACCTGGGCCGCTGCTTTTTGCCCTCTTGCAgacagggtcaaaggtcacatcAGGGCGAGGCAGAATCGGCGTCGGCCGGTTCCAAACAGTCCTCCGACAGCCTCTGCATCCACATCAAACAAGCCATAGAGTGTCGGAGCTGTGCAGCGCCGCTGACCTTAAAGAGCTCCGTCCTGGAGGGTTTGCAGGCCTCCATTCAGGCCAGGGAGGAGCTGTGGCGGCTGGCCACGGAGTCCCCAGGACCCCTGGTGCAGCGCGTTTCAAAAGACACCCTGGTGGTGAAGTGCCACACGGATTCCCAGCATCCTCTGGGCCTGCTGCATCTCACTGTCGGCGCGGGGGCACTGCCCGAGGTTTCAAAGAGCGAGAGAAGGGGCAGAGACATGCAGCAGCATAGCGTTTTTCACTGTGCCTGCGAGGTTAGCGGCAGAAGAAACAAAGCCGGTGCCGGTGGCGCAGGTGGCGCCGCCGGCATTCATCCTCCCCCCAGCTCGGCCGCAACACAACCCTGCCTTCACTTCtacgcctgtgtgtgtgcctttgcaAGCGATGAGAAACTGGCTTCAGAGTTTGCTGCTTTCATCAACTACAACCCCAGCG GTGTGCAGCAAAGTGCTACCAGCAGAATGACTGGTCCCAGTGAGAAGCCTCTGCAGCAGGTCGAGCCGGTCAACTCTCATCATAGAGCCAAGAAGCTTCGCCTGGATGAATCTCTCTCTG CCCCCTCAGTGGCCTCTGCCTCTGGGGTGGGGAAGGAGGGAGTGTCGGCCTCCGGCCTGAGGAAAGCTGGTCAGAGGAAAACCCCTGGTGCTGGTGGGCTGAAGGCTCCAG GGAGTACCCAGGCTGTGGACGAGCGTACAGTGACGTTGGGTTTCCATCGCTGGCTGGCCAGTGTCACAGAGAGGATCCACCAGACGATGCACTACCAGTTTGATG GGAAACCACAGCCTCTGGTGTACCACATCCCCCAGGAGTTCTTCAACGCGCTGCAGCACCGCCTGTCGCTCGGGTCGAAGAAGAGGAGGCTGCCAAACTTCACCACAG CGTTTGTGAGAAACGATGGACTCCCTCTCGGCTCCTTCTCCAAGTACACCTGGCACATCACCAATCTCATGCAGGTCAAACGCATCTTTGACACCCCAGAG CTTCCCCTGGAGCTCTCTCAGAGCTTTGTAAAAAACGTTGACGGCTCTTATTCACGTTTTCGCTGTCCCG CCTCCCCTTCCTCTACGGAGGGTGAGCTACAGGACAGATCAGCCAAGAGCATGCCCATGGAGCTCCGCACCTTCCTCAAAGTCG GAGCAGGCGCGGCAGACCAGAGGGAGGCCGGTCCGTTTGTGATCGAGTGGATCCCGGACGTTCTCCCTCGCTGTCAGATGGGGGAGCTCAGGATTAGCTTTGAATTTGGCCACCAGCAGAGCGGTCAGCCGGACTTCTGTGAGAAAACGAGCGCAGTGGAGAAAGGGGGTCGTAACAGGTCAGACTCCACCCAATCCAAACACACGAAGGCTGTTGAAATCCTTCAGGTGGTTGTCTAA